GTCTGACTGCAGGTGTTTGACTCGACCGAGATATTCTTGCATTCTAGTATCTCTAGCTTCTAactcacccatcacttggccAACGACCAATTTGGAGTCCGAGAACGCTTCCTTTGCCTTTCCGCCCAACTTTTGAACCATCATCATTCCTTGAAGTAAAGCTTCGTACTCGGCCTCGTTGTTCGTAACCGAGAACCCGAGTCTTAGCGATTTTTCAATGGCAATACCTTCGGGCGATATTAGAAATAGCCCAATTCCAGATCCTCTTTGGTTGGCCGCGCCGTCCACGTAGACTTTCCAATGCAAGATCTCCCATGATGAGATTGtgccaactgattttccatccatgtcttccttctcggttattgtttctatagagggttcaGCGAATTCTGCGACTAAGTCCGCAAGGACTTGACCCTTGACAGAGGACCTAGGCatgtatttaatatcaaaggcccccaaaagTGCACTCCatatggcgatccttcctgtgtagtcggcgcttCGAAGCACCGATCGAAGGGGAAGCTGGGTTAGAACAATGGCCGTGTGTGCTTGAAAGTAATGGGGGAGTTTTCGCGTGGCATGCACCACTGCTAGAATTGCCTTCTCCAATGGTAAGTAATGCACTTCAGCCTCGTGTAACGATTTACTTATGTAATACACTGGTCGCTGTACTCCATTATCATCCTGTAccagtaccaggcttacagcatgAGGGGCTACCGCTATGTATGCAAACAGTACCTCGTCCGcctcagggctagacatgatgggtggtcgtgaCAAGTATTCTTTGAGTTGCTGGAAGGCCAGgacacaatcctccgaccactcaaaccctttccacttatttattaAGAGGTAGAAAGGTCGGCATCGGTTTGCAGTTCGTGATATGAACTGGTTCAACGCTGCGATCATGCCAGTGAATTTCTGCACTTCTTTCGGattccgaggagtctgtaggtTATTAATCGCCTTGATTTGATCTAGGCTTACCTCTATTCCTTTGTGAGTTACCATATAGCCAAGGAATTTCTCAGATCCgaccccaaatgaacacttggaagcattgagcCGCAACTTATGCTCCCTTAAAATGCCAAAGATGATCTccaggtctttcacgtgctcggataCCAccttgctttttaccaccatatcgtctatgtagacttcaataaCCTTGCCTAGCTGAGGTTCgaacattctggtcatcatcctttggtaggttgaccctgcgttctttagtccgaaaggcatcaccttatagtggtagtttccgaCGGGTGTCATGAACGTCGTTTTCTCCTGATCCTCTAGTGCCagtggtatctgatgatagccttggaaggcgttcaggaagctcattcgagggtggccTACAGTCGCATCTACCAATTGGTCAATTCGAGGTAACGGGAATGGGTCTTtcgggcatgccttgttcaagtctgtgaagtccatgcagactcgccacttccccgttttcttttttaccaccatcgtatttgccagccattcagggtaaaagacttctttgatagcccttGCCTTTTTTAGCTTCGTCACTTCGTCTCTAACGGCACTGACATGTTCTTTTGAAGGAcgtcggggtggttgcttctttGGAATGGAAGATGGGTTAACATTCAAGTGGTGACAAATGAGACTAGGGTCAACCCCTGGGGCATCGtaagcgtcccatgcaaacacatcaacatttCTCCTCAGAAACCCGACCAgtccctctttttcttgaggagGCAACTCCGAGCCGACTTGGAAAAATCTCTCCAGGTCACTGTCAACGATAAACTTTTCCAAACTTTCGCACCTTAACTCCTCGGCTGGCCCACTGACTTGCCCCGCCAAggtggctggttgctataagtttTCAGAAGCCGAGGACTCGGCATTGGATCGACGTGAGATGGTGGCCATCATACACTGCCTGGCCATGGCCTGATCTCCGCGAATCTCTTCCACCTGGCCTCTGGACGGGTATTTTaccttttggtgaagtgtggaagATACGGCCTCTAGGGtatggatccatggcctggctACTATTGCTGTGTAGGGCGAGTAGGCATCGACCACGATAaagttcacctccaccacctctgacCCAGTCTCTATGGGTAGTCTAATCTGCCCTTTTGGTATAACAGTTTTCCCTTCGAAGCTGATAAGGGGAGAGTCATAAGCCGTCAAATCCTCCTGCCttaagttcagccccttgtatagatcaggaTACATTACCTCTACTGCGCTACCCGGGTCTACCAGCACCCTTCTCACATCGAAACCTCTGATTCTCAGCGTAACCACTAAgacatcgtcgtgaggttggatagttcccCTCTTATCTTCGTCCGAGAATCCTAATATTAAAGAGTTTCCCTTTGTAGACCTTTTAAATTCTCTTTCCTTGTCCTCAGCGGAGAGCCGAGCCACAGACAGCACCCTGGAAGGAAATGACCCGATTCTTCCTGGAgcggcgaggatgacatgtatcgtccttGTGGGGGGTCTTAATGGTACATCTTTTCGAGGCTCTTGCATTGCGTGGTCTGGATGACCGCTTGAGGGGTGTAaaaggtgacgtaactttccttctcggaccagctgatctaggtgattctatagattcctgcaatcctcagtggtatgtccatggtcctgatgatagtgacAATATAGGTTCTGGTTGCGTTTCGAAGGGTCCCCAGCCAtttttcccggccatctgaagaagGATTCATCCTTGACTTTCTCCAGAACTtgttgtactggctctctgAACACGGCATTAACCGTTTGCATGTTGCTTTATCCAGCCTGTCTCGAAAAATCTCTCATCGGCTGGTTATGGTTATATCGTTTTGACCTGAAATCATTCCCTTTGGGGGGAGtgatcttctcctttccctttccttgtagctgatcttcctccacccttttgtacttgtcaatcctatccatcaactgatgaacgttggcaacgggtttaccagtgagagatttccttaagccatattcggtggggagaccgcttttgaatgtgctgatagcGACATCATCGTGGTTCTCATCCAACtcgttatacatctcccaatacTTATTCGAGTACGCCTTTAGGGTCTCTCCTTTGCacatggataaggacaataaCGAACTTAGGGGTCGAGGGACCCTGCTATTTGTAATAAAGCGAGAACAAAAAacctgagtgagctgcttgtaggagcctataGAATTTGTCTTTaggctgttgaaccatctcatcgccattggCTCCAAGCTAGACGGGAAAACTTTGCACATCAGAGCCTCATTTTGGGAGTAGATGGCCATTCTTTGGTTAAACTGGCTTacgtgctccaccgggtctgctCGACCGTTGTAGATGGCAAACGTTGGTTGATTAAAACGTCGAGGTAatttagccccttcgattctgtGCGCGAAGGGTGATTTGGAGATCTGATCTAATGCCTTGTTCATAGCGTCATTTCCCAAACCTTTGCTGGACGGGCTCTCATACCTTCGCACAGGGTGAGACTCCTTCtcgtaagaaaaggtctcaCTTGGGGGTGTTCTCGACCTCCGTTGATAACTCATGTCCTCCTCGTTAGAGGATGCATCTGAGCTGGAGGGAGATTGCTTTTGTTGCGCACGTCGCAACTTtcttttcaggtcatctatctctcgctgcatggcctgatggTTGTTTCGCCTTTGAGATACGTGACTACCTATTTGGGTACGACTTTGGCTCGTCTGGGTAGTATGTACGCTTCCCTCATGATTCCTTCTGTTGCCTGGGTTGGAAGGATTATTTTGCCGCTGAGACTCAATGGGTTCTATCTGTTGAGGGTTAGCTTAGTGgggattctcctggtgtggacctagtCCTGCTATGCTTAACTGTTGTGCTTACTGACACttaagttcttcccacagacgatgCCAATTGTAGGAGAACAATTTGGTGGCCCAATCCTTGTCGCTAAAGTCTTGGTCCAAaaggtcccacacaatgaatttttgtagagGATGGGCTGAAGAACTCGGTTTCAATTGGTTTAAACAGTTTGATGCCTGGGTTAAGGGAATACACAAACAAGAACGAAAATGCCACTCCGTAAAAAGGTCTCCCGAAATGATAAGGTTAAAAACTTGATTAATAGATACCGATCAATGTAGTGAGGCTTCTCTACagtattctctttttctttttccaccgccccctctcttgggggacttttacatattatataggccctttcATATCATCtaggctttacacttgttgatcatccaaacccccacttAAGCACCTATCCCATCAGACATCCCTCtcaattctttgtgagttgcggtagtcaaggtagtactgttcaggggttttCTCCTCTTTAATGCAGCCAAGATAGTAGTTGTAATGCATTTattgtggtggtggcagcctttactgagatattttggatttccttcctttttacgtATTGGGTAGATTGACTATAGTGGCTAGAATGTACTTTTGCTCTGGAATTTGCagtatccgaggagaaattactCCTCAGACATGTTCTCTTTGCCCCCAATGGGCCTGAATAAGGATTGCTTGGGCCATGctgactcctcggacgggctaactcctcggacgggcctagggcccagccagcctgttattttgggccggtccccacaacAATGTAAATCAACCTTGTTATTTTTaagttctcttttctttttctaaaaaatatttataatttttctttaaagaattGTGCACTTTAACTAAGACCCCACTCTACAAATTCTACATGAATCAAATAAATTTGTGTACTAATGTTTTTCCCCCTAAACACGATGGTGTTTGATTTCACAATCATAATCAGAAGATTCAGAACAATGTCACTTAAatacctataatttttttttctttcaaacacataataaattatttatgatttccTAGAGCACTTGCAGCAAtggagctaaatagctatatagctattttagctccaccaaaacaccaaaaagaaCCATGCAACAGTGGAgccaaacttattttttttagctccattgctacagtgcacatctatcacTGTAGCTAAgagctaaacaaaaaaaaaaaaaattttactcccaaccggattaaaataataaaaagtgttCTCTCTTTCAATCACTCCATGCCTCTCTCTCCCTCAGTCACTGaagctctcatcctctctcaaAACTCTCTCAAGCAAACTCTCCCaagctctcatcctctctcaGTCACTCTCCTCTCTCATCGTCACTCTCTCAAGCTCCCTCATTCACCGCCGCTAGCCCGACCCAGCCATCCCAAGCCGCTCTCAAAACTCTCTCACCGTCACTCTCTTAAGCTCCCTCATTCACCACCGTCGGCCTAACCCAGCCGTCCCAAGCCGCCGATCGTCTCAGACCCACTTCTCTTCCGCCAATCAAACCCACGCCGACACTGTCCTCCTCTTCCGcttttgtttgtgattggtgattttgtttggtctgGGTTGAGGAAAAATATTGGAGATTtcgggtttttttatttttattttttattttttttttatcctgcTGTGgactagtggtggtggtggtggtggtggtggtagaagtgattgtggttgtggttggtgctATGGATGTTTTTTTGAATagtgagatatattattttattgtagggaatatattattttattgtgatgttttatattattttattgtgttgaaaactaaaatagatccactactgCAGCAtctgtgtaggtaaaatagataaagtaacttttggtggagttaaattgctaaatttttaacCCCATTGCTGTGGATGATCttagagaataaattaattatgtttTAGTGATAAGACATCTATGATATGAGAAATAAAGTAACATGGTGCAGGAGtacttttgtattttaaaataacaaCATGGGTACTATTTAATACCGTGGAAGAAAGTTCACgcttaacataaaaaaaaagggggaaaatcCTCGTGACTTTGGAAAAATCTCACCTATACATTTCACAATTCTCAATTTAGTATGGAAAGTAATGGTGTCATATTCATTACAGTAACAAGAAAGACTGTTAGATAGAATATTTTTAGGTGACTCAAATAGCACATATCTTAATAGATTTATAGCAATCTCATCATcatgagttttaaaaaatatagtatttagtatctaaaaaaatcaactttataacatttaacatatcactttacaatacacttaatataaaaacttctattttttttttaccacttcattaaaaCTCATGACACTAAGtgctaaaaaataataaaaaatgagtagCAACTTGCTACGATAGAGTGTTAGTAATAACATCCTACCGTAGCAAggtgctaaaaaatttaaaatttagcacCATTGATATAAGGGCTTTTTTAGTGGTTTTGTTGTTAAAAATAGCTTTTAGCATTTATCCCACCTTTAATGAGAATGCTCATGGAAAGTCATACTCATAACAAGGTATTGCATCAATTTCATAAGAAGTTGTGATAGTGTTGTTGACTGAATGTAGGAGTGATATTTTTTGTTAGCTAATAAATTATGGAAAATGCTAACGAATGCCTTTAGGGTATtgattaataatccatttaaagaaagtttttatgggaaaagaaaaaaaagtaattaatattttgacaacttttttcatttcccataaaagtggtgtcaaaacttttttaatttgaattgttaaccaatgctctaagggcactcgttagcatgatcCATATATTATCTAGAAACAATAGAATTAATGTCCTCGTGCATAgatacaaataaaatacaatGCATAAATTTACACGATTAAAAAACAAGTATACCATAAGGTCGTCCTTATGCGGGTACCGTTAAAATATAGacaataaaaatttagatacaaTTCTTTAAgtattgtattttaaaaattttaattaaatttaaaatacatgATCATAGAtgattgtttattattattattatgtcaatatattaattagtttttggtgtagatggTTACAAACTTTGCCTAAATATTAGTACAAATAGATCTATGCTAGAAAACCATTTTATAAAACAGAGGTAAACACATACTATAAGGAAGGGAAGGCCTGAGATAGGGAGAACACCAAATATGAGAGGGATCAAGCTAGAGCTTGATATTATCTATACAAAAATCCATAGAATCGAAGGCCAACAACAGGAAGCAAAAAGATTAtccaacaaaattcaaatatttggttgctaataattattctttattattagacaaagacaccaattgatttttttggtatAAGTGAGATTTAAACTTAAGGTGGCATTTGGTTTGGGGAATCCACATTACCCTTTGGCATCAAGATTCTTGGAAATGTAATGCTTGAGAATCTAAAAGCTTGAAAATGTAATCATTCTTGTGAGCGGACAAAAAATGGTTCCCGAGGTCTCCATGGATTACCACTATAATGTCTCACACAACTAATTATAAGTAACAATAGGGAATAAACACTCCACAATGGGAAACTCAAGTAGTCGATTTCTTTGGCCACATGTGTTTCAATTTCTACTCAAATGTTACAATAGGAAATTCTTTCGTTCCTATGGTGTTACACAcactttctctctatctttcttttaGATTGttcccctttctctttttttttttttcctttcacctCGATCTCCCTTTCATTTGCCTCTCTCCCCCCTTTTATAATGACATTCCTTGCTCTTATCTATACAACTATCTTGTTGCCAGCCAGATTCTCAGggatattttcttttactttatcGGTTTCTTCCCCATGCTTATCCTGGAACTTTGACTTTTGGGAGTTGTTTGTATTGTTTAGGTTGTCTTATATGCATTCAATGCAGCAGAGGTTAGGTAAGAACCCCatcattaatgcggaggcaaaAATCTTCGACCTTCTTGCGTCTTCTGGAAGTTTCCAGTGGTTCCAGGCATATCTTGGAATCCATACGTGGATCATTTGTGCACCATTCCTCGAGTAAGGCTAGTTCCTTACTATCTCCACGGGAACGACTTTCCTGCATCGCTCTCTTCTTCCGTAGTACTTAGGATGGTATAACTTCCTTTCTTTCACAGCCCCTTGTCCCCTAGGCCTTCCTTCCATTATATAGGCTGGGCCCAATTCGTTCCCCGCAACCTAGTTACTTCTTGGACTTAAGGCTTGGATGGAGACTCTTCCACTCCCCATAATTCTTATGTTTAGTTTGGTTAGGGATTTAATAAGATTTCAATGATATGAAATTCCCATATTTGGTTTATTCTTAGGAATCTTATAGAAATGATTTATTATCCGAAAATACCATTAGATTTATAAACCTAATAtcaaattactttatcattatctttgtataaataaataacggCCCTCCAGCACGTCCTCATATTGCGTCCGCCACCATAGCTTTGCATCCCCAGAGAGATACATTGTTGCCATTGTGACTTGGTCATTATGGGTCATGTTAATGAGTGTCCTTTTAGGGCAAtagttaacaatttatttttgaaaaattttgacaccacttttataggaaatagAAAAAGCTGGCAAAACATTAAAATGGTTTGTTAACAAGTCAAACTGTTAACTATATTGGCAAAACATTCCccaataattgttttttttttcctatacaaacttttcaaaaatagtttattaacaattatcttAAGGCATCCGttaatattttctaataaatattaagaaaaataacattaacTATAAATCAAGTCAAATCTAATAAAACAACGGTCTAACATTTTGAATAATAcagaattaataatttaaaaatcttgttCTTCATGGTATATCATGATATctgttatgatcctagtgtcccacatggattaaaaataaactcaaccatgtgtttataagtTCTTGGGCACCCTTCCCTTACAAGTCggttttcaagggtgagttctacTTGTGGGTTgtaacatttggtatcagagctaaTCACCACCCCGATTAATCGAGCGTAGCTCATTGAGTATGGGATCAAATGAGTTGCGACTTTGTAGTCAGATTCTGGAAGGGGCGACCTAGGGGCTAGATTAAAATTACTGATAGTTGAGTGAAGCCACTAAAAAGAGAAAGGGCAACCAATGGGTTAGTGTCGCTAGAATGAGTCGTTGTGGACGTCAGTTGCGAAGCGTGGTGGTATGGTATGATCCTAGTGCTCCACATTGATTAAGAATAAGTTTAACCAAGTGTTTATTAGTTCTTGGACACCCTCTCCTTACAAGCTCCTTTTCAAGGGTGAGTTTTATCCATGGGTTGTAACAATATCATGTCTTGtcaataaaataattgattttcttataaaaaaattcaatcccaaattaaaaatataactaaagaaaatatcatatatatatatataatccaatAAAAGAATGTGGATATCtatctttttaaaaagaaatccatCTTCCTACCAAAGCAGGATGAGCTCAGTAATTTTCggaaaaaattgccaaacagactatttttaggaaaaaattagGCGTGTGGCACgtgttcaaagttatttagtaagttagactgtttttgaaagtcgagtttggcaaactcgactttgggctGGAAAACGCacactatagtggcgttttttttagtggctatagcagcgtttatataaaacgccactaaaaaaaacgccactattgtGTTTGTAATCCagcccaaagtcgagtttgccaaactcgactttcaaaaacagtctaactaactaaataaatttggACGCGTGCTGTCCGACTaaaatttttcagaattttcactgtttggcaaattttgctGTAATTTTCTATCAAACAGGTTTATCTCAAGGTATCATTTAACATTCCCGATAATCTTAAAGACTacaaatatattaattactatactatataagttttttttttttttgagaggaaataTACTATATAAGTTCTTTATTTAATGCTAAAAACTTTGTTAATTGAAACTTTATTTTTAAGGGAGAAATAAATTCAACATACTAACATCAGTTGTGTCCCCCTATTCTTGgggtggtttctcaaaaaaaaaaaaaaaaaacatcagtTGTGTGGGGCCAGAAggtatttttcaaaattaaaattgagtaaTGATAATGTAATAAACAAACAGAAGTAGCAGCAGCATCTTTTACAGCTACTCCAGCAAGATACAGACAGAAATTTATTATACTCTCTCTACCACAACACTCCAATATCACTT
This genomic stretch from Quercus robur chromosome 4, dhQueRobu3.1, whole genome shotgun sequence harbors:
- the LOC126721834 gene encoding uncharacterized protein LOC126721834, whose translation is MDGKSVGTISSWEILHWKVYVDGAANQRGSGIGLFLISPEGIAIEKSLRLGFSVTNNEAEYEALLQGMMMVQKLGGKAKEAFSDSKLVVGQVMGELEARDTRMQEYLGRVKHLQSDFQSFNLTHVSRSGNTHADSLATLATSSAHDLPRIILVEDLC